A genomic window from Providencia alcalifaciens includes:
- a CDS encoding PadR family transcriptional regulator, which translates to MDNPKNLDTCLCEGKSVRRMFNPKQLRIYILHLLSGGVNYGYELIKKISEETAGFYCPSPGVIYPTLTLLEELGFISTSKETGKGRKCFVITPEGRCFLLLKAHILAEVKMKLNYAQELKAGNQFANEIELAVDKFKSLLRHKIVLQQLSKQESTQVVDIINQAVKRIEQVNEALLVSENNVISENNAVLEENAVEGK; encoded by the coding sequence ATGGACAATCCAAAAAACCTCGATACATGTCTATGTGAGGGGAAAAGTGTTCGACGCATGTTTAATCCAAAACAACTGCGTATTTATATTTTGCATTTACTCTCAGGTGGCGTGAACTATGGTTATGAATTGATAAAAAAAATCAGTGAGGAAACAGCAGGATTTTATTGTCCAAGCCCCGGTGTGATTTATCCGACACTGACATTACTGGAAGAACTGGGTTTTATTTCAACCAGTAAGGAAACGGGCAAAGGGCGAAAATGTTTTGTGATCACACCAGAAGGTCGCTGCTTTTTACTTTTAAAAGCTCACATTCTGGCTGAAGTTAAAATGAAGCTAAATTATGCACAAGAGCTGAAAGCAGGTAACCAATTCGCCAATGAAATTGAGTTAGCGGTCGATAAATTCAAATCATTACTCCGGCATAAAATTGTGTTACAGCAGTTATCGAAACAAGAATCTACCCAAGTGGTGGATATTATCAACCAAGCCGTGAAGCGAATTGAGCAAGTGAACGAGGCGCTATTAGTATCCGAAAATAACGTCATCTCGGAAAATAATGCCGTTTTAGAAGAGAACGCAGTAGAAGGAAAATAA
- a CDS encoding DEAD/DEAH box helicase yields MAKTRHIIQVKEQIQMKETVQPEHVIQPEENKQIEQEEKHPDSKVKSKVKFKEVVCPSVPMSYFKRAKKQKY; encoded by the coding sequence ATGGCAAAAACCCGTCATATTATCCAAGTTAAAGAGCAAATTCAGATGAAAGAAACCGTACAGCCGGAACACGTTATTCAGCCCGAAGAAAACAAGCAAATTGAACAGGAAGAAAAGCACCCTGATTCAAAGGTGAAGAGCAAAGTAAAGTTTAAAGAAGTGGTCTGCCCAAGTGTACCAATGTCATACTTTAAACGAGCAAAGAAACAGAAATATTAA
- the rbbA gene encoding ribosome-associated ATPase/putative transporter RbbA: protein MTDKLMDDVIVDLQHVSQHYGDNCALDDITLAIPARKMVGLIGPDGVGKSSLMSLIAGARVIQQGQVNVLNGDMHNSDHRRNVCPKIAYMPQGLGKNLYHTLSVYENVDFFGRLFGQSNEERAYRIQDLLESTGLAPFKDRPAGKLSGGMKQKLGLCCALIHDPDLLILDEPTTGVDPLSRAQFWDLIDRIRERQANMSVLVATAYMEEAERFDWLVAMDDGKVMATGHASELKAQTGCDDLEAAFIALLPEEKRAGHQKVVIPPRDTRGDDVIAIEAKDLTMRFGNFVAVDHVNFKIPKGEIFGFLGSNGCGKSTTMKMLTGLLQASEGKAWLFGQEIDPKDIETRKRVGYMSQAFSLYSELSVQQNLELHAKLFHIPEDKINQRIDEMCQRFDLDDVRETLPDDLPLGIRQRLSLAVAVIHQPEMLILDEPTSGVDPVARDMFWNLMVDLSRRDGVTIFISTHFMNEAERCDRISLMHAGKVLDCDTPENLIKKRGLDTLEATFIAYLQDAVGDKDSGKESAPEFHVDTKLKEQAEDALKKRFSLRRLFSYSIREGMELRRDPVRSTLALLGTVILMFIMGYGISMDVENLRFAVLDRDQTGLSQGYTLNLAGSRYFIEQPPLQDYEQLESGMRSGKITVAIEIPPNFARDIAKGNNVKLGVWIDGAMPNRAETVRGYVQAMHLAWLSTMAARQPAGVAGIPAIDIETRYRYNPDVRSLPAIVPAVIPLLLMMIPAMLSALSVVREKELGSIINLYVTPITKLEFLLGKQLPYIVLGMFNFVLLCILSVYVFGVEFKGSFLSLSLAAFLYITIATGMGLLISCFMKSQIAAIFGTSIITLIPATQFSGMIDPVSSLEGIGRWVGQIYPTSHFLTITRGTFSKGLNFFDLQASFIPLAITIPIVIGLSVYFLKKQEA, encoded by the coding sequence ATGACCGATAAATTGATGGATGATGTGATTGTTGATTTACAGCATGTCAGCCAACATTACGGTGATAACTGTGCGTTGGATGACATCACTCTCGCAATTCCTGCTCGAAAAATGGTGGGGCTGATTGGTCCTGATGGCGTGGGAAAATCAAGCTTAATGTCACTGATTGCAGGCGCCCGCGTGATCCAGCAGGGGCAAGTCAACGTACTCAATGGAGACATGCATAACAGCGACCATCGTCGCAACGTCTGCCCCAAAATTGCTTACATGCCTCAAGGGTTAGGGAAAAACCTTTACCATACGCTTTCCGTGTATGAAAACGTGGATTTTTTCGGCAGACTATTTGGGCAATCCAACGAAGAGCGAGCGTATCGCATTCAGGATCTTCTTGAAAGTACTGGGCTCGCCCCCTTTAAAGATCGACCCGCAGGGAAGTTATCGGGCGGCATGAAACAAAAGTTGGGATTATGTTGCGCGTTAATTCATGACCCGGATTTATTAATTCTTGATGAACCGACAACGGGAGTGGACCCATTATCTCGAGCACAATTTTGGGATCTGATCGACCGCATTCGAGAACGACAAGCCAATATGAGCGTACTGGTGGCAACAGCCTATATGGAAGAGGCGGAGCGTTTTGACTGGTTGGTGGCGATGGATGATGGCAAAGTGATGGCGACTGGGCATGCTTCTGAATTAAAAGCCCAAACAGGCTGTGACGATCTCGAAGCGGCCTTTATCGCATTATTACCCGAAGAAAAACGTGCTGGTCACCAAAAAGTGGTTATTCCTCCTCGAGATACGCGAGGTGATGATGTTATCGCCATTGAAGCTAAAGATTTAACTATGCGTTTTGGCAACTTTGTGGCGGTGGATCATGTGAATTTTAAAATTCCAAAAGGGGAGATTTTCGGCTTTTTAGGCTCCAATGGCTGTGGTAAATCCACCACCATGAAAATGTTAACAGGCTTACTGCAAGCCAGTGAAGGGAAAGCGTGGCTTTTTGGGCAAGAAATTGACCCAAAAGATATTGAAACCCGCAAGCGCGTTGGGTACATGTCCCAAGCTTTCTCTTTGTACAGTGAATTAAGTGTTCAGCAAAATCTTGAATTACATGCCAAACTATTCCACATTCCTGAAGATAAAATTAACCAGCGCATCGATGAAATGTGCCAGCGTTTTGACTTGGATGATGTGCGTGAAACACTCCCTGATGACCTACCTCTAGGGATACGTCAACGCCTCTCTTTGGCCGTGGCAGTTATCCACCAGCCAGAAATGTTGATCCTCGATGAACCGACTTCTGGGGTTGACCCCGTCGCGCGAGATATGTTCTGGAACTTAATGGTGGATCTTTCGAGACGTGACGGTGTCACTATTTTTATCTCCACCCACTTTATGAACGAAGCCGAACGCTGTGACCGTATCTCATTGATGCATGCGGGCAAAGTACTGGATTGCGATACGCCAGAAAACCTAATTAAAAAGCGTGGGTTAGACACCTTAGAAGCCACATTTATTGCCTATTTGCAGGATGCAGTTGGAGATAAAGATTCGGGCAAAGAGAGCGCACCTGAGTTTCATGTCGATACCAAACTAAAAGAGCAAGCAGAGGATGCACTCAAAAAACGCTTCAGTTTACGACGCTTATTTAGCTATAGCATTCGTGAAGGTATGGAGCTACGGCGCGATCCTGTACGTTCCACATTAGCGTTATTAGGGACGGTGATCCTGATGTTTATCATGGGATATGGGATCAGTATGGACGTGGAAAACCTACGTTTTGCTGTGCTCGACCGAGACCAAACGGGCTTAAGCCAAGGCTATACGCTGAACTTAGCGGGCTCTCGCTACTTTATTGAGCAGCCTCCATTGCAAGATTATGAGCAGCTCGAATCAGGTATGCGTAGTGGAAAAATCACAGTAGCGATTGAAATTCCACCTAATTTTGCTCGTGATATTGCAAAAGGAAATAACGTTAAACTGGGGGTATGGATAGACGGTGCGATGCCAAACCGAGCGGAAACGGTACGTGGCTATGTGCAAGCGATGCATTTAGCGTGGTTAAGCACGATGGCGGCACGCCAGCCGGCAGGTGTTGCAGGAATTCCAGCTATTGATATCGAAACACGCTATCGCTATAACCCGGATGTTCGTAGCTTACCGGCGATTGTTCCTGCCGTTATTCCTCTGTTGTTGATGATGATCCCTGCGATGCTCAGCGCGCTCAGTGTAGTGCGTGAAAAAGAGTTGGGCTCAATTATTAACCTTTATGTCACCCCGATCACCAAATTAGAATTCCTGCTCGGTAAACAACTTCCTTATATTGTTTTAGGAATGTTCAACTTTGTTTTACTTTGCATTTTATCTGTCTATGTTTTTGGCGTGGAATTTAAAGGTAGTTTCTTGTCGTTGAGCTTAGCGGCATTTTTGTATATCACCATTGCAACTGGAATGGGGCTGCTGATTTCGTGTTTTATGAAAAGCCAAATCGCTGCCATTTTTGGGACCTCAATTATTACCTTGATCCCTGCGACACAATTCTCCGGCATGATAGACCCAGTCTCCTCCTTGGAAGGCATTGGTCGTTGGGTAGGGCAGATTTATCCGACATCCCATTTCTTAACCATTACCAGGGGAACCTTCTCTAAAGGGCTTAATTTCTTTGATTTACAAGCCTCATTTATCCCGTTAGCCATCACAATCCCGATTGTGATTGGCTTGAGTGTTTATTTCCTGAAAAAACAGGAGGCATAG
- the tyrP gene encoding tyrosine transporter TyrP, with amino-acid sequence MLAMPIAAGSNGFSVSLVMLFGLWALMCYTALLLVEVYQHESHETGIGSVAQRYLGSSGKFITGFSMMFLMYALTAAYVTGAGQIITSNLKGSFAIEMADWMGIVVFTIIGGGVVCFGTSSVDFINRILFTAKIVFLVIILAMMFPHVEQLNLLSAPTDKILILAAIPVFFTSFGFHGSVPSVVKYMGGDVKKLRIIFILGSAIPLVAYILWQIATLGSIGTNTFVGILAENSGLNGLLEAIKAVAQSGKTEFVAQMFMSLALATSFLGVALGLFDFLADLFKRQDNASGRLQTGLITFLPPLVFALFYPKGFVMALGYAAIALSILALLLPSAMALKSRHVNPRKYQVLGGKPALMIVFLCGVAVIGIQLGIVFKVLPDIG; translated from the coding sequence ATGTTGGCGATGCCAATTGCAGCGGGAAGTAATGGGTTTTCAGTCAGTTTGGTGATGTTATTTGGCCTGTGGGCGTTAATGTGTTACACCGCATTATTGTTGGTTGAAGTTTACCAGCATGAATCCCATGAAACAGGGATAGGTAGTGTTGCTCAGCGCTATTTAGGCTCGAGTGGGAAGTTCATCACAGGTTTCAGTATGATGTTTTTAATGTATGCTTTAACCGCCGCCTATGTGACGGGAGCAGGGCAAATCATTACCTCTAATCTGAAAGGTAGCTTTGCCATTGAAATGGCAGACTGGATGGGCATTGTCGTCTTTACCATCATTGGTGGTGGGGTGGTTTGCTTTGGTACTTCATCCGTCGATTTTATTAACCGCATCTTATTTACTGCCAAGATTGTGTTCTTAGTGATCATTTTGGCGATGATGTTCCCACATGTTGAACAGTTAAATTTATTGTCAGCACCGACTGATAAAATCCTGATCCTCGCGGCTATTCCTGTCTTTTTTACCTCATTTGGTTTCCACGGAAGTGTACCAAGTGTCGTAAAATATATGGGCGGTGATGTCAAAAAACTGCGTATTATCTTTATATTAGGAAGTGCGATCCCGCTAGTTGCCTACATTCTATGGCAAATCGCAACACTGGGCAGCATTGGCACGAATACCTTTGTGGGGATTTTAGCTGAGAACTCTGGGTTAAATGGATTATTGGAAGCCATTAAAGCGGTTGCGCAGTCAGGTAAAACTGAATTCGTCGCACAAATGTTTATGAGTTTAGCATTAGCCACATCATTCCTTGGGGTTGCGCTAGGCTTATTTGATTTCTTAGCCGACTTGTTTAAGCGCCAAGATAACGCATCAGGGCGTCTTCAAACTGGGCTGATTACCTTTTTACCTCCGCTTGTTTTCGCATTATTTTACCCGAAAGGTTTCGTGATGGCGTTGGGTTATGCGGCAATCGCGTTATCTATCTTAGCGTTATTACTGCCAAGCGCGATGGCTCTGAAATCTCGTCATGTTAACCCTCGCAAATATCAAGTACTCGGTGGTAAGCCAGCATTAATGATTGTGTTCCTATGTGGTGTTGCCGTTATCGGAATCCAGCTCGGTATTGTCTTCAAGGTTCTGCCTGATATTGGCTAA
- a CDS encoding GNAT family N-acetyltransferase, with the protein MDIQIRTATREDAPLILEMIIELAVYEKARHEVKASVADIENSLFAPDSKTEALLCYVDGKPAGYAVFFTSYSTWLGNNGIYLEDLYVSPEYRGAGAGKKLLKHIAKLAFERQCQRLEWSVLDWNQPAIDFYQSIGAQPQDEWVRYRMDAETIAKFAN; encoded by the coding sequence ATGGATATACAAATTAGAACGGCAACTCGTGAAGATGCCCCGCTGATTTTAGAGATGATTATTGAGTTAGCCGTCTATGAAAAAGCGCGTCATGAAGTAAAAGCCAGTGTTGCTGATATTGAAAACTCATTGTTCGCACCAGATTCCAAAACCGAAGCATTACTGTGTTACGTTGACGGTAAACCTGCAGGTTATGCCGTGTTTTTTACCAGTTATTCAACATGGTTAGGCAATAATGGGATTTATTTAGAGGATTTGTACGTTTCACCAGAATACCGTGGCGCGGGGGCAGGAAAAAAACTCCTCAAGCACATTGCTAAATTGGCTTTTGAACGTCAGTGCCAGCGCTTAGAGTGGAGTGTATTAGATTGGAATCAGCCAGCCATTGATTTTTACCAAAGCATCGGAGCACAACCACAAGACGAATGGGTGCGATATCGTATGGATGCTGAAACAATTGCGAAGTTTGCCAATTAA
- a CDS encoding HlyD family secretion protein, which produces MKINKRKVSFYLILVLAIMAAGYYYWSQNSSGLPDGFAQSNGRIEATEIDIATKTAGRIDTILVKEGDFVQQGQELARMDTRALQEQLHEVQAQLRQAISAVATAESGLVQRKSEKLAAQAVVRQREAELDAAQKRLNRSRVLVKTKAVSQQQVDDDTAQMQGSKAALEASKAQVAASTAAIDSAQAGIVQAKNRVEAATATERRITADLEDSILKAPRNGRIQYRVAEPGEVLGSGGRVLNMVDLSDVYMTFFLPTEQAGKVALGSEVHIILDAAPNIVIPAKTTFVASVAQFTPKTVETQNERLKLMFRVRARISPELLEKHLEYVKTGLPGKAYVRLDAQVAWPTDLEVRLPQ; this is translated from the coding sequence ATGAAAATAAATAAGCGCAAAGTATCGTTTTATCTTATTTTGGTTCTGGCAATTATGGCTGCCGGATATTATTACTGGAGCCAAAATTCGAGTGGTCTTCCTGATGGTTTCGCACAAAGTAATGGCAGAATTGAAGCCACCGAGATAGATATTGCGACTAAAACAGCGGGGCGAATCGATACCATCCTTGTCAAAGAAGGGGATTTTGTCCAACAGGGGCAAGAACTCGCCCGTATGGATACCCGCGCGCTACAGGAACAACTCCATGAAGTACAAGCTCAGTTACGCCAAGCCATTAGTGCGGTTGCCACGGCAGAATCAGGATTAGTACAGCGCAAAAGTGAGAAATTGGCGGCTCAAGCCGTGGTTCGTCAACGTGAAGCTGAGTTAGATGCCGCACAAAAACGGTTAAATCGTTCTCGCGTCCTGGTTAAAACTAAAGCGGTCTCTCAACAACAAGTGGATGATGATACGGCACAAATGCAAGGCTCGAAGGCTGCTCTTGAAGCCTCAAAGGCTCAAGTTGCCGCATCCACTGCCGCCATTGACTCAGCGCAAGCGGGTATTGTCCAAGCGAAAAACCGTGTAGAAGCCGCAACGGCTACAGAAAGACGCATTACTGCTGATTTAGAAGACAGTATTCTAAAAGCACCGCGTAATGGTCGCATTCAATATCGAGTGGCGGAGCCGGGTGAAGTTCTAGGTTCTGGTGGTCGTGTGTTGAATATGGTGGATTTAAGCGATGTGTATATGACTTTTTTCTTACCAACGGAACAGGCTGGTAAGGTGGCTCTTGGAAGTGAGGTTCATATTATTCTCGATGCTGCCCCGAATATTGTGATCCCAGCCAAAACCACATTCGTTGCCAGTGTTGCGCAATTTACACCTAAAACAGTGGAAACCCAGAATGAACGATTGAAACTCATGTTCCGGGTTCGTGCACGCATTTCCCCAGAATTATTGGAAAAACACCTTGAATATGTCAAAACAGGTTTACCCGGAAAAGCGTATGTTCGCTTAGATGCACAAGTAGCATGGCCAACCGATCTTGAGGTGAGATTACCACAATGA
- a CDS encoding pyridoxal phosphate-dependent decarboxylase family protein, producing MNNFKNKNMNVDALFLGPKSENAVFFREMMEYAVTEHMHWRSGYHPEDPDLITTVDRYAPEYRDTLYRTEGILNQLSSKLKTTSVPWFSPRYMGHMNADTLMISNLAYVMAMMYNPNNCAQESSPTTTVLEIEAGLDLCGMFGYDVQKSWGHITSGGTVANYEGLWVARNIKTLPLAMASHPQAKQLLTNVSETALLNMRTSDVLDLIDELKKQGLFEEIRNLTCRGTGVEQGKLGKLLVPQSKHYSWMKAMDILGLGQQNIVQLPVDKRYRTDVSQMRDIVFSLIEKGEPILAVVAVVGTTETGAIDNVAEVIKLREECEQRYGVSFYVHIDAAYAGYACAMFRDENNQFLEYDALITRYHNEGVFPPDIVWPKPDVYQSFRALNQADSITVDPHKVGFIPYAAGAICMKDKRIVDLISYHAAYVFEEVKESSRKTDKQQNVLLGSSIMEGSKAGATAAAVWAAHRLVPLNLLGYGKVIAAGVTTANWMIERINASKPFVIDGREFTLAAMPAPDFHMINFMFRETGNTSLEKQNQLNKRLYELCSYAAGRTYTNDFLTSSTSLTYEEYGDNPQNLCLEANFKEEEWHKVHSIYVLRAAIMTHCLRDKQHFDNYWNELRNIFEDKLQQLIDEENKRNHSIQKVSV from the coding sequence ATGAATAATTTTAAAAATAAAAACATGAATGTAGATGCATTATTCCTCGGACCTAAATCTGAAAATGCGGTATTTTTCAGAGAAATGATGGAATACGCAGTGACTGAGCATATGCATTGGCGTTCTGGTTATCATCCCGAAGATCCCGATTTAATTACTACCGTCGATAGATATGCACCGGAATATCGGGATACGTTATATCGTACTGAAGGTATCCTTAATCAGCTGTCCTCGAAATTAAAAACTACGTCAGTGCCTTGGTTTTCACCGCGTTACATGGGGCATATGAACGCAGATACTCTGATGATCTCCAATCTCGCGTATGTCATGGCAATGATGTACAACCCAAATAACTGCGCTCAAGAATCTTCACCGACGACGACGGTATTAGAAATCGAAGCTGGGTTAGATTTATGCGGTATGTTTGGGTATGACGTGCAAAAATCTTGGGGGCACATTACCTCTGGTGGCACAGTAGCTAACTACGAAGGGTTATGGGTAGCAAGAAATATCAAAACCTTACCTTTAGCCATGGCATCCCATCCCCAAGCCAAACAACTTTTAACGAATGTTTCAGAAACCGCGTTACTGAATATGCGTACCAGTGATGTACTGGATCTAATTGATGAATTGAAAAAACAAGGGTTGTTTGAAGAGATCCGTAATCTGACTTGCCGAGGCACCGGTGTTGAACAAGGTAAACTCGGTAAATTATTAGTGCCGCAATCCAAGCATTATTCGTGGATGAAAGCGATGGATATCTTAGGGTTAGGGCAGCAAAACATTGTTCAACTTCCCGTTGATAAACGTTATCGTACGGATGTTTCGCAAATGAGGGACATTGTTTTCTCATTGATTGAAAAGGGCGAGCCTATTCTTGCGGTGGTGGCTGTTGTTGGGACTACTGAAACAGGTGCTATTGATAATGTCGCTGAAGTCATCAAATTACGAGAAGAATGTGAACAACGTTATGGCGTTTCATTCTATGTGCATATTGATGCCGCGTATGCAGGCTATGCCTGTGCGATGTTCCGTGATGAAAACAACCAATTCCTTGAATATGATGCACTTATTACGCGATACCATAACGAAGGGGTTTTCCCGCCAGATATCGTTTGGCCAAAACCCGATGTTTATCAAAGTTTCCGCGCTTTAAACCAAGCTGATTCCATCACAGTCGATCCGCATAAAGTCGGTTTTATTCCTTATGCGGCTGGGGCGATTTGTATGAAGGACAAACGCATTGTCGATTTGATTTCCTATCATGCGGCCTATGTGTTTGAAGAAGTGAAAGAAAGTAGCCGTAAAACCGATAAACAACAGAATGTATTATTGGGTTCATCAATTATGGAAGGCTCAAAAGCTGGCGCGACGGCAGCGGCAGTATGGGCTGCACATCGGTTAGTTCCGCTGAACTTATTGGGGTATGGCAAAGTCATCGCAGCTGGGGTAACAACTGCCAATTGGATGATTGAAAGAATCAATGCCAGCAAGCCGTTTGTTATTGATGGACGTGAGTTTACATTGGCGGCGATGCCTGCACCGGATTTCCACATGATCAACTTTATGTTTAGGGAAACAGGAAATACCTCATTAGAGAAGCAAAACCAGTTAAATAAACGTTTGTATGAACTTTGCTCTTATGCGGCAGGACGTACTTATACGAATGATTTTTTAACGTCGTCAACATCACTAACCTATGAAGAATACGGTGATAATCCTCAGAATTTGTGTCTAGAGGCGAATTTCAAGGAAGAGGAATGGCATAAAGTCCATTCAATTTATGTATTAAGGGCCGCAATTATGACCCATTGCCTGCGTGATAAACAGCACTTCGATAACTACTGGAATGAATTAAGAAACATCTTTGAAGACAAACTACAACAGCTCATTGATGAAGAAAATAAACGTAATCATTCCATTCAAAAAGTTAGTGTTTAA